The proteins below are encoded in one region of Buttiauxella gaviniae:
- the pcaQ gene encoding pca operon transcription factor PcaQ gives MEKNGLFSQRIRLRHLHTFVAVAQQGTLGRAAETLNLSQPALSKTLNELEQLTGTRLFERGRLGAQMTLMGEQFLTHAVKVLDALNHAGQSLNQKDGQSATVVRVGALPTAALGILPKVIGQFHRQQADVTLQVATMNNTMLLSGLKSGELDLGIGRMSDPELMTGLNYELLFLESLKLVVRPGHPLLHENITLSRVMEWPVVVSPKGTIPRQNAESLLSSQGCKMPATCVETLSASLSRQLTVDYNYVWFVPSGAVKEDLRQGTLTSLPVTTQGAGEPIGILTRVDTPLSPAAQILLASIRKSIPG, from the coding sequence ATGGAAAAAAATGGTTTATTCAGTCAGCGCATTCGGTTGCGCCATCTTCATACTTTCGTGGCTGTCGCTCAACAGGGAACACTGGGGCGCGCGGCTGAAACACTTAATCTGAGCCAGCCTGCATTATCGAAAACACTCAATGAGCTTGAGCAGCTAACCGGGACGCGTTTATTTGAACGCGGGCGCTTAGGTGCGCAAATGACGCTGATGGGCGAGCAGTTCCTGACCCACGCCGTTAAGGTGCTCGATGCGTTGAATCACGCCGGGCAGTCGCTCAATCAGAAAGATGGGCAAAGTGCGACGGTCGTGCGTGTAGGAGCATTACCCACGGCGGCGCTCGGCATATTACCCAAAGTTATCGGCCAGTTTCACAGGCAGCAGGCCGACGTGACGCTGCAAGTCGCAACCATGAATAACACGATGTTGCTGTCGGGTTTAAAGTCCGGCGAACTGGACTTGGGTATTGGCCGGATGTCCGATCCGGAATTGATGACCGGGCTGAATTATGAGCTGTTATTTCTGGAATCATTAAAGCTGGTGGTGCGCCCGGGTCACCCGCTGTTACATGAAAACATTACGCTTAGCCGCGTGATGGAGTGGCCGGTGGTGGTCTCGCCGAAAGGGACGATTCCGCGTCAAAACGCGGAATCGCTACTCTCAAGCCAGGGCTGCAAAATGCCGGCGACCTGTGTCGAAACGCTTTCCGCGTCGCTCTCCCGCCAGCTTACGGTGGATTACAACTACGTGTGGTTTGTGCCATCGGGTGCGGTGAAAGAGGATTTACGGCAGGGAACGTTGACCTCATTGCCTGTTACAACACAAGGCGCGGGGGAGCCGATTGGCATTTTAACCCGCGTGGATACCCCGCTCTCTCCAGCCGCACAAATTTTATTGGCGTCGATTCGGAAGTCTATTCCCGGTTAA
- the hglS gene encoding 2-oxoadipate dioxygenase/decarboxylase HglS — MANNITADDIREKFSHAMSAMYQQEVPQYGTLLELVADVNLAVLENCPDLQQQLENADELARLNVERHGAIRVGKAEELATLRRVFAVMGMSPVGYYDLSQAGVPVHSTAFRPIDDAALARNPFRIFTSLLRLELIDDEKLRKTAAAILAERDIFTPRCRALLDIYDQQGEFSEEQADEFVEQALETFRWHSHATVDAQTYQAFHQQHRLIADVVCFRGCHINHLTPRTLDIDRVQALMPEYGIAPKAIIEGPPRRNFPILLRQTSFKALEEPIIFAGVHHGTHTARFGEIEQRGVALTPKGRALYDELLNEAGSGQDNFSHQQHLQEVFSRLPDSETLMRCQDLAYFRYRLTPVGEMHRQSIKPGDDPQPLIERGWLVAQPIIYEDFLPVSAAGIFQSNLGSEGGARSHGHSSRSAFEEALGAPVADEFALYQQASDRSKRRCGLL, encoded by the coding sequence ATGGCGAACAACATCACGGCTGATGATATTCGGGAAAAATTTTCGCACGCTATGTCGGCGATGTACCAGCAAGAGGTACCTCAATACGGAACCTTGTTAGAGCTAGTGGCTGACGTGAATCTGGCGGTGCTTGAAAACTGCCCGGATCTGCAGCAGCAGTTAGAAAATGCGGATGAACTGGCGCGGCTGAATGTGGAACGCCACGGCGCCATTCGCGTGGGTAAAGCGGAAGAACTTGCGACGTTACGCCGCGTCTTTGCGGTGATGGGCATGTCCCCGGTTGGCTATTACGATCTTTCTCAGGCGGGCGTGCCGGTGCACTCCACGGCGTTTCGCCCGATTGATGATGCGGCGCTGGCGCGAAATCCGTTCAGAATTTTCACCTCGCTGCTGCGTCTTGAATTAATCGATGACGAAAAGTTGCGTAAAACCGCCGCCGCGATTCTGGCCGAGCGAGACATTTTCACCCCGCGTTGCCGCGCATTACTCGACATTTACGACCAGCAGGGCGAATTTAGCGAAGAGCAGGCCGACGAATTTGTTGAGCAGGCGCTGGAAACTTTCCGCTGGCACAGCCACGCCACCGTTGATGCACAAACGTATCAGGCGTTTCATCAGCAGCACCGGTTAATTGCCGATGTGGTCTGTTTCCGTGGCTGCCATATCAACCACCTGACGCCGCGCACGCTGGATATTGACCGCGTGCAGGCGCTGATGCCGGAATATGGCATTGCGCCGAAGGCAATTATCGAGGGCCCGCCGCGCCGCAATTTCCCGATTCTGCTACGCCAGACCAGTTTTAAAGCGCTTGAGGAGCCGATTATTTTCGCCGGCGTGCATCACGGGACGCATACCGCACGGTTCGGTGAAATTGAACAGCGCGGTGTGGCGTTAACGCCTAAAGGCCGCGCTCTGTACGATGAGCTTCTTAACGAGGCGGGCAGCGGGCAGGATAACTTCAGCCATCAGCAGCATTTGCAGGAAGTTTTCAGCCGCCTGCCGGATAGCGAAACGCTGATGCGTTGCCAGGACCTGGCCTATTTCCGCTATCGCTTAACGCCGGTGGGGGAAATGCACCGCCAGTCGATTAAACCGGGTGACGATCCCCAGCCGTTAATTGAACGCGGCTGGCTGGTGGCGCAGCCGATTATTTATGAAGATTTTCTGCCGGTGAGTGCGGCGGGGATTTTCCAGTCGAATTTAGGGAGCGAGGGCGGGGCGCGAAGCCACGGTCACTCCAGCCGTTCAGCATTCGAAGAGGCACTGGGCGCGCCTGTGGCCGATGAGTTTGCGTTGTATCAGCAGGCGTCGGATCGCAGTAAACGTCGCTGCGGGCTGCTTTAA
- the pcaC gene encoding 4-carboxymuconolactone decarboxylase, which produces MNDEEHYQQGMNVRRAVLGEQHVDRTLSQLTPLNEEFQNFITRYAWGDIWTRPGLERHTRSLITIAMLIALNREAELKMHLRAAFNNGVTRDELKELIMHSALYCGLPAANATMHLAQQVFDEMDAAKR; this is translated from the coding sequence ATGAATGATGAAGAACATTATCAGCAAGGGATGAACGTTCGCCGCGCCGTACTGGGTGAGCAGCACGTAGACCGTACGCTCTCCCAGCTCACGCCGCTCAATGAAGAGTTTCAGAACTTCATTACGCGCTACGCCTGGGGCGATATCTGGACGCGCCCGGGGCTTGAGCGCCATACCCGGAGCCTGATTACCATCGCGATGTTAATTGCGCTAAACCGTGAGGCCGAGCTGAAAATGCACCTGCGCGCGGCGTTCAATAACGGCGTGACACGGGATGAGCTAAAAGAGTTGATTATGCACTCGGCGCTGTACTGTGGTTTGCCCGCCGCCAACGCCACCATGCACCTGGCCCAACAGGTATTTGATGAGATGGATGCAGCAAAGCGTTAA
- the pcaG gene encoding protocatechuate 3,4-dioxygenase subunit alpha, whose protein sequence is MKNYLAETASQTAGPYVHIGLAPQAAGFNIFEKNFSHVLTNSHTQGERIIVEGRVFDGSGTPVRDVLLEVWQANAAGRYNHPADGQTDKALDEDFRGWGRTCSDFDSGVWRFDTIKPGAVIGRDGRVMAPHLNLWIVARGINIGLNTRMYFSDEQAANETDPVLNLIEWEVRRNTLIGKREQRGNEVVYTFDIYLQGERETVFFDV, encoded by the coding sequence ATGAAAAATTATTTAGCGGAAACCGCCTCGCAAACCGCAGGCCCGTATGTCCATATTGGCCTGGCCCCGCAAGCCGCGGGATTTAATATTTTTGAGAAAAACTTCAGCCATGTGTTGACCAACTCCCACACCCAGGGCGAACGCATTATCGTCGAAGGTCGCGTGTTTGATGGCTCCGGTACGCCGGTGCGCGATGTGTTACTTGAAGTGTGGCAGGCCAACGCCGCCGGGCGCTACAACCACCCAGCCGATGGGCAAACGGATAAAGCGCTGGATGAAGATTTCCGTGGTTGGGGGCGCACCTGTTCAGATTTCGACAGCGGCGTGTGGCGTTTTGACACCATTAAACCTGGGGCGGTTATCGGGCGCGACGGCCGTGTAATGGCCCCGCATCTGAACCTCTGGATTGTAGCTCGCGGCATTAATATCGGGCTAAATACACGGATGTATTTTTCAGATGAACAAGCGGCGAATGAAACCGATCCGGTGCTGAATCTTATCGAATGGGAAGTGCGCCGCAATACGCTGATTGGTAAGCGCGAGCAGCGCGGAAACGAGGTGGTGTATACGTTTGATATATATCTTCAGGGCGAGAGGGAGACGGTGTTTTTTGATGTTTAG
- the pcaF gene encoding 3-oxoadipyl-CoA thiolase: MNQAFICDGVRTPFGRFGGTLSTVRSDDLAALPLKALMARHPNVDWSAVDDVIFGCANQAGEDNRNVARMALLLAGLPETVPGSTINRLCGSSLDALGVAARAIKSGETNLMIAGGVESMSRAPFVMGKAETAFSRSMKMEDTTIGWRFINPLMKAQYGVDAMPETAENVADDFNINREDQDAFALRSQLRTARAQEMGLFDDELIPVSIAQRKGEALLFNRDEHPRSTSIEALAKLKGVVRTDGTVTAGNASGVNDGACALLLASEQALNTHGLQPLARVVGVATAGVAPRIMGFGPAPAVRKVLAQTGLTLAQMDVIELNEAFAAQALAVMRDLGLPDDAEHVNPNGGAIALGHPLGASGGRLAMTAAYQLKRTGGRYALCTMCIGVGQGIALIIERV; the protein is encoded by the coding sequence ATGAATCAAGCATTTATCTGTGATGGAGTACGTACTCCGTTCGGCCGTTTTGGCGGCACACTGTCCACGGTGCGAAGCGATGATTTAGCCGCGTTGCCCTTAAAAGCGTTGATGGCTCGCCACCCTAATGTGGATTGGTCGGCGGTTGACGATGTGATTTTCGGCTGCGCAAACCAGGCCGGAGAAGATAACCGCAACGTAGCGCGTATGGCGTTATTACTGGCGGGGCTGCCAGAAACCGTGCCGGGCAGCACCATTAACCGCCTTTGTGGTTCAAGCCTGGATGCGCTGGGGGTTGCGGCGCGAGCGATAAAAAGCGGCGAAACGAATCTGATGATTGCCGGTGGCGTGGAAAGCATGTCGCGTGCGCCCTTTGTGATGGGCAAAGCGGAAACCGCGTTTAGCCGCAGTATGAAAATGGAAGATACCACCATCGGCTGGCGCTTTATCAACCCGCTGATGAAAGCGCAATACGGTGTCGATGCGATGCCGGAAACCGCTGAAAACGTGGCTGACGATTTCAATATCAACCGTGAAGACCAGGATGCGTTTGCTTTACGCAGCCAGTTACGCACCGCCCGCGCTCAGGAAATGGGCCTCTTTGATGATGAGCTGATTCCGGTTTCTATCGCGCAGCGTAAAGGCGAAGCGCTGCTGTTTAACCGCGACGAACATCCGCGCTCAACCTCCATTGAAGCGCTGGCAAAACTGAAAGGCGTGGTGCGCACGGATGGCACCGTTACGGCGGGCAATGCCTCGGGCGTAAACGACGGGGCTTGCGCACTGTTACTGGCAAGTGAACAGGCGTTAAACACGCACGGCTTGCAGCCGCTGGCACGCGTGGTTGGCGTGGCGACCGCAGGCGTTGCGCCGCGTATTATGGGTTTTGGCCCTGCACCTGCGGTGCGCAAAGTGTTAGCCCAAACGGGCTTAACGCTCGCCCAAATGGATGTGATTGAATTAAATGAAGCCTTTGCCGCACAGGCGCTGGCGGTGATGCGCGACCTTGGCCTGCCGGATGATGCAGAGCATGTCAATCCGAACGGCGGTGCCATTGCGCTGGGGCATCCGCTTGGCGCGTCCGGTGGGCGTCTGGCGATGACCGCCGCGTATCAGCTCAAACGTACCGGCGGGCGTTATGCGCTATGTACCATGTGTATTGGTGTCGGTCAGGGAATCGCGCTGATTATCGAACGAGTTTAA
- a CDS encoding 3-carboxy-cis,cis-muconate cycloisomerase: protein MTLFTPMLRHSSLTEIFSDEQTLQGMLDFEAALALACAQCGVIPESALAAITAHCQAENLDAQALAQAAAGAGNLAIPLVKQLTANVKRQDEQAARYVHWGATSQDVIDTGLILQLRKGLEASETLLEQLILALTEQIQRHQHSVMPGRTWMQHALPITFGLKLAGTLDALLRWQQRLHEMKPRALVLQFGGAAGTLASLKDRGGDVAQALANALSLTQADTPWHSQRDRLLEVAAWFAGVSGTLGKFAGDFSLLMQTEVAELGEPVAEGRGGSSTMPHKRNPVSCAAILTATTRIPGLMATLYASQNQQHERALGGWQAEWETLPQLITLTGGVMQTTLELMRGMQVNTTRMRANLDITHGLIMAESVTLELAKFIGKQAAHHLVEQLCHRALDGNQPLERLLAQQPEVTAHLSAKQIEHLLDPQQALGSNNLFINQVLARAAQQNKEPE from the coding sequence ATGACACTGTTTACCCCGATGTTGCGTCATTCATCGTTAACTGAAATTTTCAGCGACGAGCAGACGTTACAGGGGATGCTGGATTTTGAAGCCGCGCTGGCGCTGGCTTGCGCCCAATGCGGTGTCATTCCTGAGTCTGCGCTGGCTGCGATTACCGCCCATTGTCAGGCCGAAAATCTCGATGCTCAGGCTTTAGCCCAGGCGGCAGCCGGAGCCGGGAATCTGGCAATCCCGCTGGTAAAACAGCTAACGGCGAACGTCAAACGGCAGGATGAACAGGCTGCGCGTTACGTTCACTGGGGGGCGACCAGCCAGGATGTGATTGATACCGGTTTAATACTGCAACTGCGTAAAGGGCTGGAAGCCAGCGAAACACTGCTGGAACAGCTTATCCTCGCTTTAACTGAGCAAATTCAGCGCCATCAGCATAGCGTGATGCCCGGCCGTACCTGGATGCAGCACGCATTGCCCATCACTTTTGGGCTGAAACTGGCTGGCACGCTGGATGCGCTGCTGCGCTGGCAGCAACGTCTGCATGAGATGAAGCCCCGCGCGTTGGTGCTGCAATTTGGGGGGGCGGCGGGCACGCTCGCCTCGCTAAAAGATCGGGGCGGTGACGTAGCGCAGGCGTTGGCAAACGCACTTTCGCTCACCCAGGCCGACACCCCGTGGCACAGTCAGCGCGACAGACTGCTGGAAGTTGCCGCCTGGTTTGCCGGCGTGAGCGGCACGCTCGGCAAATTCGCCGGTGATTTTTCTCTGCTGATGCAAACCGAAGTTGCTGAGCTGGGCGAACCGGTTGCCGAAGGTCGCGGCGGGTCATCCACCATGCCGCATAAGCGTAACCCGGTCAGTTGTGCCGCCATTTTAACCGCCACGACCCGCATTCCAGGGCTGATGGCAACGCTGTACGCCAGTCAGAATCAACAGCATGAAAGGGCGCTTGGCGGCTGGCAAGCGGAGTGGGAAACGCTCCCGCAACTCATTACGCTTACGGGCGGGGTGATGCAAACCACCCTTGAGTTAATGCGTGGCATGCAGGTCAATACCACCCGAATGCGTGCCAATCTGGACATCACCCACGGCCTGATTATGGCGGAATCCGTAACGCTTGAGCTGGCAAAATTCATCGGCAAACAGGCGGCGCACCATCTGGTTGAACAGCTTTGCCACCGTGCGCTGGATGGAAATCAGCCGCTTGAACGCTTACTTGCCCAACAGCCTGAAGTCACCGCACACCTTTCTGCAAAACAAATCGAACATCTGCTCGACCCGCAACAAGCCCTTGGCAGTAACAATCTTTTTATCAATCAGGTTCTGGCGCGGGCGGCACAACAAAACAAGGAGCCAGAATGA
- a CDS encoding LysR substrate-binding domain-containing protein produces MRHNFPLNTVDAFLVTAKHLNLTRAAKELCLTQGAVSRKISTLEEWLGYALFDRHARGLHLTPQGCALLPELQHAFENLLNVANNACHKSSVIRLKAPTCAMRWLVPKLVQLESRFPEIKVALTTTVEHGVNFKNEPFDAAIIFGKQENTGALLFEEQLTPVISQHLLPDGALMAEELSRYTFLHPTRDRTDWSLWLAQNTDRTPAMNKNQHFDTMDLAISAAIQGFGIAIADATLVAEDLRRGRLVQPFVKRVKTGACYRLAVRPGSENNAGLDAFKEGLLTLSE; encoded by the coding sequence ATGCGGCACAATTTCCCCCTCAATACCGTTGATGCTTTCCTGGTGACGGCGAAGCATCTGAACCTCACGCGCGCGGCAAAAGAACTTTGCCTGACACAGGGCGCGGTAAGCCGCAAAATTTCAACGCTTGAAGAGTGGCTCGGCTATGCGCTGTTTGATCGCCACGCCCGGGGATTGCACCTGACGCCACAGGGCTGCGCCCTGCTGCCGGAATTGCAGCACGCATTTGAAAATCTGCTCAACGTTGCAAATAACGCCTGCCATAAATCCAGCGTTATCCGGCTGAAAGCCCCGACCTGCGCCATGCGCTGGCTGGTGCCAAAACTGGTACAACTGGAAAGTCGATTCCCCGAGATTAAGGTGGCGTTAACCACCACCGTTGAACACGGCGTGAATTTTAAAAACGAACCTTTTGACGCCGCGATTATTTTTGGGAAACAAGAGAACACCGGCGCGTTGCTGTTTGAAGAACAACTCACGCCGGTCATTAGCCAGCATTTGCTGCCAGATGGCGCATTAATGGCCGAAGAACTCAGCCGCTACACCTTTTTACACCCCACGCGCGACCGCACCGACTGGTCGCTATGGCTTGCCCAAAACACTGACCGCACGCCTGCTATGAATAAAAATCAACACTTCGACACCATGGACTTAGCCATCAGCGCCGCTATTCAAGGATTTGGGATTGCGATTGCCGATGCCACGCTGGTGGCAGAAGATTTACGCCGGGGAAGATTAGTCCAGCCGTTTGTAAAACGCGTGAAAACCGGCGCCTGTTACCGCCTGGCTGTGCGTCCGGGAAGCGAAAACAATGCGGGTCTGGACGCGTTTAAAGAGGGATTGCTGACGTTAAGCGAATAA
- the pcaH gene encoding protocatechuate 3,4-dioxygenase subunit beta, with amino-acid sequence MSQIWQPRELVHRDYDSHPPSFAPGYKTSVLRSPRNALISLQNSLSEITGPIFGAKDLDPLDNDLIMNYAKDGLPIGERIIVHGYVRDGFGRPMKNTLVEVWQANAGGRYRHKKDKYLAPIDPNFGGCGRVLTDENGYYFFRTIKPGPYPWRNQASDWRPSHIHFSLSGESFAQRLITQMYFEGDPLIKQCPIVKTINNDDAIRTLIAELDTHAAVPLDCLAYRFDLVLRGQRATLFENRTQGAV; translated from the coding sequence ATGTCTCAAATCTGGCAACCACGTGAGCTGGTCCATCGCGACTATGATTCCCATCCTCCGTCTTTCGCGCCGGGGTACAAAACCAGCGTGTTACGTTCCCCGCGCAATGCGCTGATCTCGTTGCAGAACTCGCTGTCTGAAATTACCGGCCCGATATTTGGCGCAAAAGATCTCGACCCGCTTGATAACGATCTAATCATGAATTACGCCAAAGACGGGTTGCCGATTGGCGAGCGTATTATTGTGCATGGCTACGTGCGCGACGGCTTCGGACGCCCGATGAAAAACACCCTGGTTGAAGTGTGGCAGGCCAATGCCGGTGGACGTTACCGCCACAAGAAAGATAAATATCTCGCGCCCATCGACCCCAATTTTGGCGGCTGCGGGCGCGTATTAACCGATGAAAACGGCTACTATTTTTTCCGCACCATCAAGCCTGGCCCGTATCCGTGGCGTAACCAGGCCAGCGACTGGCGGCCTTCCCATATTCACTTTTCACTGTCCGGCGAATCCTTCGCTCAGCGCCTGATCACCCAGATGTATTTTGAAGGCGACCCGCTCATCAAACAGTGCCCGATTGTGAAAACCATTAATAATGACGATGCCATCCGCACATTGATTGCCGAGCTGGACACCCATGCTGCGGTACCGCTCGATTGCCTGGCCTATCGTTTTGATTTGGTGCTGCGCGGCCAGCGCGCCACGTTGTTTGAAAACCGCACGCAAGGAGCCGTTTGA
- a CDS encoding transporter substrate-binding domain-containing protein — MKKIYALSLLVGMCASFAASAASELRYGVEAEYPPFESRNSAGELEGFDIELGNAICKAASLKCSWVETSFDALIPGLMAKKFDAINSAMNITDQRRKSIDFTQPIYRIPSQLVGKSGSGMQATAQGLKGKTIGVLQGSIQETYAKEHWEKEGVTVVSYKDQNMAWGDLLNGRIDASLVMSAAGQAGFLSKPQGKGFGFIGQPVSDDTILGSGIGYGLRKGDEQTKKQLDAAIDKVRADGTITALAKKYFPGIDVSVK; from the coding sequence ATGAAAAAAATTTATGCGTTAAGTTTGTTGGTAGGAATGTGCGCGTCGTTCGCGGCGTCAGCGGCAAGCGAGTTACGGTATGGCGTGGAAGCGGAATATCCACCGTTTGAAAGCCGTAATTCGGCGGGCGAACTGGAAGGGTTTGATATCGAGCTGGGTAACGCGATTTGTAAGGCTGCCAGCCTGAAATGCTCCTGGGTTGAAACGTCGTTTGATGCGCTGATCCCGGGGCTGATGGCGAAGAAGTTTGATGCGATTAACTCAGCAATGAACATCACCGACCAGCGCCGTAAAAGTATCGACTTCACCCAGCCGATTTACCGTATTCCGTCTCAGTTGGTGGGTAAAAGCGGGAGCGGCATGCAGGCCACTGCGCAAGGGCTGAAAGGGAAAACTATCGGCGTGCTGCAAGGCTCCATTCAGGAAACCTATGCCAAAGAACACTGGGAAAAAGAGGGCGTTACCGTCGTCTCTTATAAAGACCAGAATATGGCGTGGGGCGACTTGCTCAATGGCCGCATCGACGCTTCGCTGGTGATGTCAGCCGCCGGTCAGGCGGGCTTTTTAAGCAAACCGCAGGGCAAAGGGTTTGGTTTTATTGGCCAGCCGGTGAGCGATGACACGATTCTCGGCAGCGGGATTGGTTACGGCCTGCGTAAAGGCGATGAGCAAACCAAGAAGCAGCTTGATGCGGCTATCGACAAAGTCCGCGCGGACGGCACCATTACTGCGCTTGCGAAGAAGTATTTCCCTGGAATTGATGTCAGCGTGAAATAA
- the pcaD gene encoding 3-oxoadipate enol-lactonase, whose product MSLYYQLEGPSGAPVVVLSNSLGTTFEMWQPQMAALLEHFRVLRYDTHGHGRTTKHDKTTLPQLAEDVITIMDDAGVQQAHFCGISMGGLTGLWLARFAPERFLSVTVANSAAKIGEQSGWLERARNVRSEGLSAIAQSAASRWFTPDFVKHHKTEVDALCHALAKSDADGYAACCEALAAADLRAEIDAISLPMLFIAGSEDPVTTVADSEFMHQQVKGSHLVTLNASHLSNIEDVQGFNVVLLNFIQRDD is encoded by the coding sequence ATGAGCCTTTATTATCAACTTGAAGGGCCGAGCGGCGCGCCGGTGGTGGTGCTGTCTAATTCGTTGGGCACCACGTTTGAGATGTGGCAGCCGCAGATGGCGGCGTTACTCGAGCATTTTCGCGTATTACGCTACGACACTCACGGTCATGGTCGCACCACAAAACACGATAAAACGACGCTGCCGCAACTGGCAGAAGATGTGATAACAATCATGGATGATGCCGGTGTGCAGCAGGCGCATTTCTGCGGTATCTCCATGGGCGGGCTAACTGGCCTGTGGCTGGCGCGGTTTGCACCGGAGCGTTTTCTTTCGGTCACGGTCGCCAACAGTGCGGCAAAAATTGGCGAGCAAAGCGGGTGGCTGGAACGCGCCCGCAATGTGCGCAGCGAAGGGCTTTCCGCGATTGCCCAGAGTGCTGCTTCCCGGTGGTTCACGCCGGATTTTGTCAAACATCACAAAACAGAAGTGGATGCCTTATGCCATGCGCTGGCTAAAAGCGATGCCGATGGTTATGCGGCCTGCTGCGAGGCGTTAGCCGCAGCGGATTTGCGCGCTGAAATCGATGCGATATCGCTGCCCATGTTATTTATCGCCGGAAGCGAAGATCCGGTCACGACGGTTGCCGACAGCGAATTTATGCATCAGCAGGTCAAGGGTTCACATCTTGTGACGCTTAACGCATCGCACCTTTCAAATATTGAAGATGTGCAGGGTTTTAACGTAGTACTGCTCAACTTTATTCAACGGGATGACTGA
- a CDS encoding pyridoxal phosphate-dependent aminotransferase — protein sequence MTMQTPVQFRSKLPDVGTTIFTVIGQLSAQHNAINLSQGAPNFSPDPLLIAGVTKAMQDNHNQYASMTGLRPLKTLIAQKVATLYGSHYDVDDEILITASASEGLYSAISGLVHPGDEVIYFEPSFDSYAPIVRLQGATPVALKLELPDFNVNWDEVRAAITPRTRMIIVNTPHNPSGQVFSAQDLDMLAELTRNTDIIILSDEVYEHIVFDGERHHGMATHPALAERSVIVSSFGKTFHVTGWRVGYCLAPAELMNEICKVHQFLMFSADTPMQYAFAEYMVNPDTYLSLAAFYQRKRDLMQSLLADSPFELLPSAGSFFLLAKFDHFSDESDSEIVKRLITQYGVATIPLSAFYTDGTDNKLIRLSFAKDEATLRAGAHALCQVKPR from the coding sequence ATGACTATGCAAACCCCGGTGCAATTTCGTTCAAAATTACCGGATGTTGGAACCACCATTTTTACCGTGATTGGCCAACTCTCGGCGCAACATAACGCCATTAATCTTTCTCAGGGCGCACCCAACTTTTCGCCCGACCCGCTGCTTATCGCGGGTGTCACTAAAGCGATGCAGGATAATCATAACCAATACGCATCGATGACCGGCCTTCGCCCGCTAAAAACGCTGATCGCACAAAAGGTAGCGACGCTGTACGGCTCTCATTATGACGTTGATGATGAAATCTTAATTACCGCCAGCGCCAGCGAAGGGCTTTACTCCGCCATCAGCGGGTTAGTGCATCCGGGCGATGAAGTGATTTACTTCGAACCGTCGTTTGATAGTTATGCCCCGATTGTGCGTCTCCAGGGCGCAACACCGGTGGCGTTGAAACTGGAACTGCCGGATTTCAATGTCAACTGGGATGAAGTGCGTGCGGCGATTACCCCGCGTACCCGGATGATCATCGTTAATACCCCCCATAACCCAAGCGGCCAGGTGTTTAGCGCACAAGATTTAGACATGTTGGCGGAACTGACGCGCAACACTGACATCATTATTCTTTCCGATGAAGTGTATGAACACATCGTGTTTGACGGCGAACGCCACCACGGTATGGCGACGCATCCCGCGCTTGCCGAGCGCAGCGTAATTGTTTCGTCGTTTGGCAAAACGTTCCATGTGACCGGCTGGCGGGTGGGCTATTGCCTGGCTCCGGCTGAATTGATGAATGAAATCTGCAAAGTGCATCAGTTTTTGATGTTTTCTGCCGATACCCCTATGCAGTATGCGTTTGCTGAATATATGGTGAACCCGGACACCTATCTGTCACTGGCGGCGTTTTATCAACGCAAGCGCGATTTAATGCAATCCTTGCTGGCTGACTCGCCGTTTGAACTGCTGCCGAGCGCAGGCTCGTTCTTCCTGCTGGCTAAGTTCGATCATTTCAGTGATGAATCGGACAGCGAAATAGTGAAGCGGTTAATTACTCAATATGGCGTGGCGACTATTCCGCTCTCCGCGTTCTATACCGACGGAACGGACAACAAATTGATTCGTTTGTCATTTGCGAAAGATGAAGCTACGTTACGTGCGGGTGCTCACGCGCTCTGCCAGGTTAAGCCACGCTGA